Proteins found in one Pontibacter sp. SGAir0037 genomic segment:
- a CDS encoding nitrate reductase, with protein sequence MPANKLHKESFTSTCCYCGVGCGVVVKKEKNGTVTVEGNQHHPVNRGMLCSKGMNLHYTVNDTSDRLLYPQMRYNKSMPLQRVGWEEALQRTAAVFKTFIQKYGPDAVAFYVSGQCLTEEYYVVNKLMKGFIGSNNIDTNSRLCMSSAVAGYKMALGEDSVPVCYDDIELADCFYVTGANPAWCHPILWRRVEAHKTANPNVKVIVADPRATDSSALADLHLQLNPGTDITLNHAIGRILIENGDIDVAFISRHAEGFEKYKALVFEKSVAEAAEICGVPEEQLRLAAHYIGNAKGFISMWTMGLNQSSIGVSKNLSLLNLNLITGHIGKPGSGPFSLTGQPNAMGGREVGGLANLLAAHRNLNDSKHREEVQKFWGGTAIAAKPGLSATEMFEALHAGTLKAIWIICTNPLTSLPNVRVAEEGLRKAKFVVVQEISSKPETLQYADVILPAAAWAEKEGTMTNSERRISYLHKVLDPPGEALPDAEIICRFARQMGYQGFDFANAAAIYQEHARLTDGTNIDITGLNYEVLKEKGTVQWPYKTGEAGQGTARLFTDKVFYTPSAKAIIHPVPDEFRSEKPDQDYPLILTTGRIRDQWHTMSKTGKVNKLKKHISQAFLEMHPLDADLLGISNEDIVVVSSRRGDVRVKANVSSSIKKGVVFLPMHWGKILGSDLNRANNLTSDLVDPVSKEPDFKYCAVKVEKYKKPYQRIVIVGAGAGAFGFVKSYRELNQDDEITIFSKEDFPFYNRVMLPDYISGQQQWEQLVKMKDAEEPAYRIRLLRGVSVEKVDRERKFVTDSRGIRTDYDILIMATGSRAAVPKHVPNLPGIFTMRSRTDADNFKSHLPAKAHVVIVGGGLLGLEMAASLREIGTRVTIIQRISRFLDRQLDPLGSQLLQEEMMDQGCDLYFNDEVQLYYGRSRLTGVGLRSGRRIDCDAMIIAIGTVPNLELARECGLDCKRGVLVNERLQTSDPDIFAIGEIAEFEGVLYGITAAAEQQADIVARYLAGDIASHYTGSTFMNIIKIHGFDLCSIGIPECPDEEHYEEVVFIDKAKRYYKKCIIHQDRLVGAILIGDKSEFQEFRELISNKTELSEKRLQLLRSGSKAEPVIGKLVCSCNNVGSGNIKNKIAEGCTDFKQLCTATGAGTGCGSCRPEVKQILEESMKQEVVKV encoded by the coding sequence ATGCCTGCGAACAAATTGCATAAAGAATCTTTTACCAGCACCTGTTGCTACTGCGGCGTAGGTTGTGGTGTGGTGGTGAAAAAAGAGAAAAATGGTACTGTAACCGTAGAGGGCAACCAGCATCATCCTGTAAACAGGGGCATGCTGTGCAGCAAAGGAATGAACCTACACTATACAGTGAATGATACGTCTGATCGCCTGCTGTACCCGCAGATGCGCTACAACAAAAGTATGCCGCTGCAACGGGTGGGGTGGGAAGAAGCCTTGCAAAGAACGGCTGCTGTTTTTAAAACCTTTATCCAGAAGTATGGGCCTGACGCTGTTGCCTTTTATGTATCGGGACAATGCCTGACAGAGGAGTACTATGTTGTGAACAAACTCATGAAAGGCTTTATCGGGAGCAACAACATCGATACAAATTCCAGGCTTTGCATGAGCAGTGCCGTGGCAGGCTACAAAATGGCTTTGGGCGAAGACAGCGTGCCTGTCTGCTACGATGATATAGAGCTGGCAGATTGCTTTTATGTAACCGGTGCCAACCCGGCCTGGTGCCACCCGATACTGTGGCGCAGGGTAGAAGCACATAAAACCGCAAACCCGAACGTAAAAGTTATAGTTGCAGATCCGCGTGCCACCGATTCTAGTGCCCTGGCTGACCTGCACCTGCAACTGAATCCCGGCACCGATATTACCCTTAACCATGCCATCGGCAGAATATTAATTGAAAACGGTGACATAGACGTTGCTTTTATCAGCAGGCATGCGGAGGGTTTTGAGAAGTACAAAGCATTGGTCTTTGAAAAATCAGTAGCTGAAGCGGCAGAGATATGTGGGGTGCCCGAGGAACAACTGAGGCTGGCAGCCCATTACATCGGCAATGCCAAAGGCTTTATTTCGATGTGGACCATGGGGTTGAACCAAAGTTCGATCGGTGTGAGCAAGAACCTGAGCCTGCTTAACCTGAACCTGATTACAGGCCATATCGGGAAACCCGGTTCGGGGCCTTTTTCTTTAACCGGGCAGCCCAACGCCATGGGGGGCAGAGAAGTAGGTGGCCTGGCCAACCTGCTGGCAGCCCACCGCAACCTGAACGATTCGAAGCACCGGGAGGAGGTACAGAAGTTCTGGGGAGGAACAGCCATCGCAGCAAAGCCAGGGTTATCAGCCACCGAAATGTTTGAGGCGCTGCATGCTGGAACTTTAAAAGCGATCTGGATTATCTGTACCAATCCCTTAACGAGCTTACCCAATGTGCGGGTGGCAGAGGAAGGGCTACGGAAAGCTAAGTTTGTGGTGGTGCAGGAGATTAGCAGTAAGCCTGAAACACTGCAGTATGCCGATGTTATTCTGCCTGCGGCAGCCTGGGCAGAGAAAGAAGGCACTATGACCAACTCTGAGCGACGCATCAGTTACCTGCACAAGGTGCTGGACCCGCCCGGTGAGGCGCTGCCAGACGCAGAGATTATCTGCAGGTTTGCCCGGCAAATGGGGTACCAGGGATTTGATTTTGCCAATGCCGCAGCTATTTACCAGGAGCATGCCCGGTTAACAGACGGAACAAATATCGATATAACCGGCCTGAATTATGAGGTGCTGAAAGAGAAGGGAACGGTGCAATGGCCATATAAAACCGGAGAAGCTGGTCAGGGGACAGCACGCTTATTTACAGACAAAGTATTTTATACTCCGTCTGCTAAAGCCATTATCCATCCGGTGCCCGATGAGTTCCGAAGCGAAAAGCCTGACCAGGATTACCCGTTGATCCTGACCACAGGGCGCATCCGGGACCAGTGGCACACGATGAGCAAAACCGGCAAAGTAAACAAACTTAAAAAGCACATCAGCCAGGCTTTCCTGGAAATGCATCCTTTGGATGCCGATCTGTTAGGTATAAGTAACGAGGACATCGTGGTGGTTAGCTCCAGAAGGGGGGATGTAAGAGTAAAAGCTAACGTTTCTTCCTCAATTAAAAAGGGCGTGGTGTTTCTGCCCATGCATTGGGGCAAAATTCTGGGAAGCGACCTGAACCGGGCCAATAACCTGACAAGCGACCTTGTCGATCCTGTTTCCAAAGAACCTGACTTTAAGTATTGTGCCGTTAAAGTTGAAAAGTATAAAAAACCTTACCAGCGCATTGTGATAGTGGGTGCCGGTGCCGGAGCTTTTGGCTTTGTGAAGTCTTACCGGGAACTGAACCAGGACGATGAAATCACCATTTTCAGCAAAGAAGATTTTCCATTCTACAACAGGGTAATGCTTCCCGACTACATTAGCGGCCAGCAGCAATGGGAGCAACTCGTGAAAATGAAAGACGCTGAGGAACCAGCCTATCGTATCCGTTTACTGCGTGGGGTAAGTGTAGAGAAGGTGGACAGGGAACGCAAGTTTGTTACTGATTCACGTGGAATCCGCACCGACTATGACATTTTGATCATGGCCACTGGTAGCCGTGCCGCAGTGCCGAAGCACGTGCCGAACCTGCCGGGCATCTTTACCATGCGCAGCCGCACCGATGCCGATAACTTTAAAAGCCACCTGCCGGCAAAGGCGCATGTGGTAATTGTGGGAGGTGGTTTGTTAGGACTGGAAATGGCTGCTTCGCTACGGGAGATCGGCACCAGGGTAACCATTATACAGCGTATTTCCCGTTTCCTGGACAGGCAACTGGACCCGCTCGGGAGCCAGCTGCTGCAGGAGGAAATGATGGATCAGGGCTGTGATTTATACTTTAATGATGAAGTACAGCTCTACTATGGCCGCTCCAGACTGACAGGAGTGGGATTGCGCAGTGGCCGCCGCATCGACTGCGATGCCATGATCATTGCTATTGGTACCGTGCCTAACCTGGAGCTGGCGCGGGAATGCGGACTGGACTGCAAGCGCGGGGTGCTGGTAAACGAACGACTACAAACCAGCGATCCGGACATCTTTGCTATTGGCGAGATTGCGGAGTTCGAAGGAGTCCTGTATGGCATCACGGCTGCGGCAGAGCAACAAGCTGACATTGTAGCCCGATACCTGGCAGGAGATATTGCCAGCCATTATACCGGCAGCACCTTTATGAACATCATCAAAATACACGGGTTCGACTTGTGCAGCATTGGCATACCCGAATGCCCGGATGAGGAACACTATGAAGAAGTGGTATTTATAGACAAGGCCAAACGCTATTACAAGAAATGTATTATTCACCAGGACAGGTTAGTAGGGGCTATCCTAATCGGAGATAAAAGTGAGTTCCAGGAGTTCCGGGAGCTGATCTCGAACAAAACCGAGCTAAGTGAAAAACGCCTCCAACTGTTGCGCAGCGGAAGCAAAGCAGAGCCTGTGATCGGGAAACTGGTATGCAGCTGCAACAACGTGGGCAGTGGCAACATCAAAAACAAGATAGCAGAAGGCTGCACCGATTTTAAACAGTTATGTACCGCCACAGGTGCAGGCACCGGCTGCGGCTCCTGCCGCCCCGAAGTAAAGCAGATACTCGAAGAAAGTATGAAGCAGGAGGTGGTAAAGGTGTAG
- a CDS encoding sulfite exporter TauE/SafE family protein — protein MEPDLLIALALLVVGFLYASVGHGGASGYLAVLSIFAVPVVTYKPMILVLNMVVAGMGFVQFYKAGYFKWKLLWPFLITSIPLAFLGSKTILPAGNYNLLLGLALIVPVIRLLGMGPKEKEQQKEPVLWVALLWGCAIGYLSGLLNIGGGIFLSPILMLLAWARAKEAAAVSSLFIFFNSFAGLLGNTTFDTAFNSSAYIWFAAAVIGGTSGAYFGSHRFGQATVRYLLTAVLGIASLKLIFFMPG, from the coding sequence ATGGAACCTGATCTACTTATAGCACTGGCACTTCTTGTTGTTGGATTTTTGTATGCCTCTGTAGGCCATGGCGGAGCAAGTGGTTACCTGGCTGTGTTGTCGATTTTTGCGGTACCGGTGGTAACTTATAAGCCCATGATTTTGGTGCTGAACATGGTGGTAGCCGGTATGGGCTTTGTGCAGTTTTACAAGGCAGGCTACTTTAAGTGGAAGCTGCTCTGGCCTTTTCTGATTACTTCTATACCGCTTGCTTTTCTGGGTTCTAAAACAATACTGCCGGCCGGTAATTATAATCTGCTGTTGGGCCTGGCCCTGATCGTGCCTGTGATCCGTTTGCTGGGAATGGGGCCAAAAGAAAAAGAGCAGCAGAAAGAACCTGTGCTGTGGGTGGCCCTGTTATGGGGGTGTGCCATCGGGTATTTGTCTGGCTTGCTAAATATTGGCGGCGGAATCTTTCTAAGCCCGATCCTGATGCTTTTAGCCTGGGCCCGAGCAAAAGAGGCAGCTGCTGTGTCCAGCCTCTTTATTTTCTTTAACTCCTTCGCCGGATTACTGGGGAATACAACTTTTGACACAGCCTTTAACAGTTCTGCTTATATCTGGTTTGCTGCTGCCGTTATTGGCGGCACAAGCGGTGCCTATTTTGGCAGTCATCGGTTTGGGCAGGCTACAGTGCGCTATCTACTCACAGCTGTACTTGGCATTGCTTCCCTGAAGCTTATTTTCTTTATGCCGGGGTAA
- a CDS encoding rubredoxin — protein MAAKDYTIKINLTGGIVSAGDLYHILEAAEKAQVEHIRFGNRQQLFFSVAEEKLWELQQDLMAADIIFELNKDLHPNILSSYVTEDVFYHANWLREGVYKDILDLFDYRPQVKINLVDSEQAFVPFFTGNLNFIASETSNYWFLYIRFPKTNIIYQWPSLVYSEDIPGLSSLVEQVIFSNKERFYDQRAIDGNLLHNMVRASGNFVIQPITHPLRLPEFKLPYYEGFNRYGNKLWLGIYRRDEQFPLSFLKRICTICLQTRIGQLYTTPWKSLVIKGIELADRNLWDNVLSRYRINVRHASNELNWQVEDLCAYGLNLKNHLVRKFNEEDVRTYRLCFAIKTQPKTGLFGSIIIRTQQDIGSSAALTEELFEILYTRDFNPNSKDFISFKKGVAKEDLSTYLIKLCDDYYEQQSEPELLSVAAQPNEQVPGKPEELAVYKVYQCRNCYTMYDEHYGDEVNEVQNGTPFTSIPDYTCPTCGAPKADFVIAGSSLSLLQNGT, from the coding sequence ATGGCAGCAAAAGACTATACTATAAAAATAAACCTGACAGGTGGCATTGTATCGGCTGGTGATTTGTATCATATACTGGAAGCGGCGGAGAAAGCACAAGTGGAGCATATCCGTTTCGGAAACAGGCAGCAGCTTTTTTTTTCAGTGGCAGAAGAAAAACTGTGGGAACTGCAGCAAGATTTAATGGCCGCCGATATCATTTTTGAACTTAACAAAGACCTGCACCCCAATATCCTGAGTTCTTATGTAACCGAAGACGTTTTTTACCATGCTAACTGGCTGCGGGAGGGTGTATACAAAGACATACTCGACCTGTTCGATTACCGGCCACAGGTAAAGATAAACCTGGTAGATAGCGAACAAGCCTTTGTGCCTTTTTTTACAGGTAACCTGAATTTTATCGCCTCCGAAACGAGCAATTACTGGTTTCTGTACATCCGTTTCCCGAAAACAAACATTATTTACCAGTGGCCGTCGCTTGTTTATTCAGAAGATATTCCCGGGCTTAGTAGCCTGGTTGAGCAGGTGATTTTTTCGAATAAGGAGCGGTTTTACGACCAGCGGGCAATAGACGGAAATCTGCTGCATAACATGGTGCGGGCAAGCGGAAACTTTGTAATTCAGCCTATCACCCACCCGCTAAGGTTGCCTGAGTTTAAGCTGCCCTACTACGAAGGTTTTAACCGCTATGGCAACAAATTATGGCTGGGTATTTACCGCCGGGACGAACAGTTTCCGCTCTCTTTTCTGAAGCGTATATGTACCATATGCCTTCAGACCAGGATCGGTCAGTTGTACACTACCCCCTGGAAATCGCTGGTGATAAAGGGTATTGAGCTGGCTGACCGGAACTTGTGGGACAATGTGCTAAGCAGGTACCGCATTAATGTACGCCATGCCTCCAATGAGCTGAACTGGCAGGTAGAAGACCTGTGTGCGTATGGCCTGAACCTGAAAAACCACCTTGTCAGGAAATTCAATGAAGAAGATGTAAGAACCTATCGCTTGTGTTTTGCCATAAAAACGCAGCCTAAAACGGGGCTTTTCGGCTCTATCATTATCCGTACACAGCAAGATATTGGCAGTAGTGCCGCACTAACAGAAGAGCTGTTCGAAATACTTTATACCCGCGATTTTAATCCTAATTCAAAAGATTTTATTAGTTTTAAAAAAGGAGTAGCCAAAGAAGACCTGAGCACGTACCTGATAAAGCTTTGCGACGATTATTATGAGCAGCAAAGTGAGCCTGAACTGCTCTCGGTCGCTGCGCAGCCGAATGAACAGGTGCCTGGTAAACCGGAAGAACTGGCAGTATATAAAGTATACCAATGCCGCAACTGCTATACCATGTACGACGAGCATTATGGCGACGAAGTGAACGAGGTACAAAATGGTACTCCCTTTACATCTATTCCGGATTATACATGCCCTACCTGCGGAGCACCAAAGGCAGATTTTGTAATAGCCGGAAGCTCATTATCATTACTACAAAATGGAACCTGA
- a CDS encoding MoaD/ThiS family protein, producing MKIQVYAALKEYYDKEFELDGDIRDVAALKEQLRKLNGAADGVLRSCRFAVDDTFVGADYQLKEDDVVSVIPPSSGG from the coding sequence ATGAAAATACAGGTTTATGCGGCCCTAAAAGAGTATTACGATAAAGAGTTTGAGCTTGATGGTGATATTCGGGATGTGGCAGCTTTGAAAGAGCAATTAAGGAAATTGAATGGAGCTGCGGACGGAGTCCTGCGCAGTTGCAGGTTTGCCGTAGACGATACTTTTGTAGGAGCAGATTATCAGCTGAAAGAAGATGATGTTGTGAGCGTGATACCGCCCAGCAGCGGTGGATAA
- a CDS encoding SelT/SelW/SelH family protein, whose protein sequence is MEKPVVTIEYCPKCGWMLRAAYMAQELLTTFSEELHGVLLQPSEVSGRYNIRVNEEPVFDRKEAGRFPEMKELKQLIRDKVSPGKSLGHSDKK, encoded by the coding sequence GTGGAAAAGCCCGTTGTAACCATTGAATATTGCCCAAAGTGTGGCTGGATGTTGCGTGCCGCTTACATGGCACAGGAACTGCTCACTACTTTTTCGGAAGAACTGCACGGTGTGTTGCTACAGCCAAGCGAAGTAAGTGGGAGGTACAACATTCGGGTAAATGAGGAGCCGGTTTTTGATCGCAAAGAAGCAGGCCGTTTTCCGGAGATGAAGGAGCTGAAGCAACTGATACGTGACAAAGTAAGCCCCGGTAAAAGCTTGGGGCACTCTGATAAAAAGTGA
- a CDS encoding molybdenum cofactor biosynthesis protein MoaE, whose product MEYISAKPLDLVGLLAESHHPQAGAVVLFSGDVRDNNLGRQVAYLDYEAHESMASKMVAGILADAKSKWPLNIALAQHRVGKVGVGESAVVVITASPHRTEAYAANRYIIDRIKHEAPIWKCEYFTDGTKKWGGNCNCHDITGDANKHVYEFDESKVK is encoded by the coding sequence ATGGAATATATTTCAGCAAAGCCTTTGGACCTGGTAGGTCTGCTGGCAGAGTCGCATCATCCGCAGGCCGGGGCAGTGGTATTGTTCAGCGGCGATGTGCGCGACAATAACCTGGGCAGGCAAGTGGCTTACCTTGATTATGAAGCACATGAATCTATGGCCTCTAAAATGGTGGCCGGAATACTAGCAGATGCTAAAAGCAAGTGGCCCTTGAATATTGCTCTTGCGCAGCATCGTGTGGGCAAAGTAGGAGTGGGAGAGTCTGCCGTAGTTGTTATAACAGCCTCTCCGCATCGTACTGAAGCCTATGCTGCTAACCGCTATATCATTGACCGCATTAAGCACGAAGCTCCTATCTGGAAGTGCGAGTACTTTACCGACGGAACCAAGAAGTGGGGCGGCAACTGCAATTGCCACGATATTACTGGCGATGCCAACAAGCATGTGTATGAGTTTGATGAGTCAAAAGTAAAATAA
- a CDS encoding molybdenum cofactor guanylyltransferase, which translates to MAKLLGVVLSGGESRRMGRDKGLLPIQDTAWAKYVAAKLEALALPVVVSVNAAQWSNYNRLFSSETLVLDTVAIVEGPLRGLLSVHQQYPTQDLLLLACDMIDMEQATLEKLIAVYQQEPDYDAYVYQNEELIEPFGAVYTARCLANTLRKAVSGALSRYSLKSVVESGDARRLLGVQGSSFKNYNTCTNQK; encoded by the coding sequence ATGGCTAAGCTGTTGGGTGTGGTGTTAAGTGGCGGCGAGAGCAGGCGCATGGGCCGCGACAAAGGCCTGCTGCCTATACAGGATACTGCCTGGGCAAAGTATGTAGCAGCAAAGCTGGAGGCATTGGCACTGCCTGTTGTTGTTTCTGTTAATGCTGCTCAGTGGAGTAACTACAACAGGCTTTTTTCTTCTGAAACATTGGTGCTGGATACGGTAGCTATAGTAGAGGGGCCTTTGCGTGGTCTTCTGAGTGTGCACCAGCAATATCCTACACAGGATTTGCTCCTGCTTGCCTGTGATATGATTGATATGGAGCAGGCAACTCTGGAGAAGCTAATAGCTGTGTATCAGCAGGAGCCGGACTACGATGCTTATGTATACCAGAATGAGGAATTAATAGAGCCATTCGGAGCTGTATATACAGCAAGATGTTTGGCAAATACCTTAAGAAAAGCAGTGTCTGGTGCTTTGAGCAGGTACAGTTTGAAAAGCGTGGTAGAAAGCGGGGATGCCAGGAGGCTTTTAGGGGTGCAGGGGAGCAGCTTTAAAAACTATAACACTTGCACCAATCAGAAATAA